From one Lycium barbarum isolate Lr01 chromosome 6, ASM1917538v2, whole genome shotgun sequence genomic stretch:
- the LOC132643926 gene encoding uncharacterized protein LOC132643926 encodes MPPKKATTAQKGKARMGETSQAQRATRARVYDLPEVVPHSEGSATPPLVQPGAGPSAAPEVRVPAPETPAPQPGAEDRTLREAVQLLTTLVAGQARRRGRRDDDDDDRRDSLRVREFLLCGPPEFFGSKPDEDPHDFIRGIRRSLDLVRASETESVELASHRLRDVATHWYETWELSRGEGAPPATWYQFVTAFTRHFLPPVLRRERADRFLHLQQRGRSVREYNLEFDSLARYAPAVVADMSDRMHRYVMGLDHYLIDGCMAVSLQTVMDIARLQAYAQGMENRHRADRPSREYDGRRPKRARSAGYPRDSWGGQPQYQSSGYFPPLGRDTQSTDKRLDSAGPSGAGQSPRVAGSQVSRGPSHARPPRPLCSHCGKSHPGECYRAIGACFSCGGHGHFMRDCPLASGSGSVAQPTGSAAGSSSAPSVARPGGRGMPAPAGRGRGRGGGSDSSGPSNRIYALTGRRDPEASPDADPGADIGDPPL; translated from the exons atgcctccgaagaaggcaacgacggcccagaagggcaaagcgaggatgggagagactagtcaggcacagcgcgctacccgggctcgtgtctatgatttgcccgaggttgtacctcattctgaggggtctgctacacccccattagtacagcctggagcaggaccttcagcagctccagaggtccgtgtacccgctcctgagactccagctcctcagccaggggcggaggataggaccctgagggaggctgtacagttgctgactacactagtagcaggtcaggctcgcaggcgcgggcggagggacgatgatgacgatgacaggcgggacagcctgagagttcgggagtttctattatgtggccctccagagtttttcgggtctaagcccgatgaggacccccatgactttattcgggggatccggcgctcactggacttggtcagggcttcagagaccgagtcagtcgagctggcttcgcacagacttcgagatgttgctacccactggtacgagacttgggagttgtctaggggagagggtgcccctccagccacttggtatcagtttgtgacagcattcacccgccactttctgccgccagtgttacgacgggagcgagctgatcggtttttacatttgcagcagaggggtcgaagcgttcgtgaatataatttggagtttgattccctggcccggtacgcacctgccgtggtagctgatatgtctgatcggatgcatagatatgttatggggttggatcattacctgattgacggctgtatggcggtgtcattgcagacagttatggacattgcccgtctacaggcctacgcccaggggatggagaaccggcaccgagcagatcggcccagccgagagtatgatgggagacggcccaagagggccagatcagcggggtatcctAGAGATTCttggggcgggcagcctcagtatcagtccagtggatacttccctccgttaggccgggacacGCAGTCTACTGATAAGCGattggatagtgcgggaccgtctggggccggtcagagccccagggtggcaggttcacaggtatccaggggtcccagccatgccagaccacccaggcccctttgttctcattgcgggaagtctcatcctggggagtgctatcgagcgattggagcttgtttttcttgtggtggtcatggccactttatgagagactgtccgttggctagcggttctggtagtgtggctcagccgacggggtcagccgccggttcatcatctgctccatctgttgcacgccctggagggcgaggtatgccagcaccggcaggacgcggtcgaggccgcggtggcggttcagattctagcggtccctcgaaccgcatatacgctttgactggtcggcgtgacccagaggcatcaccagacgcagacccag gtgcagatattggtgatcctccactatag